From the genome of Neisseria lisongii, one region includes:
- a CDS encoding MFS transporter: MQSTTAKIRNLAAAIIGNALEWYDFLVFAFMTPIISTLFFPTPAADGSAGSELNSILLMTAIFGVGFFMRPIGGVILGLYADRKGRKAAMVLVTGMMAVSLALIAFAPTYQAVGILAPLLVLTARLMQGFSAGGEFGTATALLIEMAPPGKRGFYGSWQMTGQMIGLVLGASAGALMTALFSQAEIEAWAWRIPFIFGLVIIPVAVYIRRKLDETEVFKQTKQQQRNEGGKTAVWPTLRAAWREIFIGIGLVAAATVTVYITFTYLVTYSVKVLGLTLEQAFQAQLVGAVWVVLLTPLFGLLSDKIGRRKILTLSLGAFLLLIYPLYAWLSGAPSAEKLIAVQLIAGVCAAAFFAVFSTVMAGLFPPQVRGLGLALSYNTAVLLIGGFAQFIVTWLIQQTGSPLSPAYYVMFGLGLGFISALLLGKRADRESEQ, from the coding sequence ATGCAATCAACAACAGCCAAAATCCGCAATCTGGCGGCGGCAATTATCGGCAATGCGTTGGAATGGTATGATTTTCTCGTTTTCGCATTTATGACACCGATTATTTCAACCCTGTTTTTCCCGACACCGGCGGCGGACGGCAGCGCCGGTTCGGAACTCAACAGTATTTTGCTGATGACCGCTATTTTTGGGGTCGGCTTTTTTATGCGCCCGATTGGCGGCGTAATTTTGGGATTATATGCCGACCGCAAAGGGCGCAAGGCTGCGATGGTGTTGGTAACCGGCATGATGGCGGTATCGCTGGCACTGATTGCGTTTGCACCGACTTATCAGGCTGTCGGCATACTGGCACCGCTGCTGGTATTGACGGCACGTTTGATGCAGGGCTTTTCCGCAGGCGGCGAATTCGGCACGGCCACTGCACTGCTGATTGAAATGGCACCACCAGGCAAGCGGGGATTTTACGGCTCATGGCAGATGACGGGGCAGATGATCGGTTTGGTGCTGGGCGCATCAGCCGGTGCATTGATGACCGCCTTGTTTTCTCAGGCAGAAATCGAGGCGTGGGCATGGCGGATTCCGTTTATTTTCGGTTTGGTGATTATTCCGGTTGCCGTCTATATCCGCCGCAAGCTCGATGAAACCGAAGTATTCAAGCAAACCAAACAGCAGCAGCGGAACGAGGGCGGAAAAACGGCGGTTTGGCCGACCCTGCGTGCCGCATGGCGTGAAATTTTCATCGGCATTGGTTTGGTTGCCGCCGCAACGGTTACGGTTTATATCACGTTTACCTATTTGGTAACTTATTCCGTGAAAGTTTTGGGGCTGACCTTGGAACAGGCATTTCAGGCACAGCTGGTCGGAGCGGTGTGGGTGGTGCTGCTGACCCCTTTATTCGGCCTGCTTTCCGACAAAATCGGCCGCAGAAAAATTTTAACGCTGTCGCTGGGCGCATTCCTGCTGCTGATTTATCCTTTATATGCTTGGCTGTCGGGCGCACCTTCCGCAGAAAAGCTGATTGCGGTGCAACTGATTGCCGGCGTATGCGCTGCCGCCTTTTTCGCCGTGTTCAGCACGGTGATGGCGGGACTGTTTCCGCCGCAGGTGCGGGGCTTGGGCTTGGCACTTTCATATAACACCGCTGTTTTGCTGATTGGCGGATTTGCCCAATTCATCGTTACTTGGCTGATCCAGCAGACCGGTTCGCCCCTGTCGCCCGCTTATTACGTGATGTTCGGCTTGGGCTTGGGTTTTATCTCGGCATTGTTGCTGGGCAAGCGCGCCGACAGGGAATCAGAGCAATAA
- the clpA gene encoding ATP-dependent Clp protease ATP-binding subunit ClpA codes for MISPELERILQQLYSDARRRRYELIGLEQLLHTLMTQDEHVAVVLKQCGADLARLEQQLDTSMEENTPKIPEGREDDSETQPTLGFQRVIQRAMVHTQSAGKDSVEPLDVLVALMNETDSHAVYFLAQQNINRLEILRCIAHGLATEQRFSDGLIENEHAESGGDALADYTLNLNEEVRAGRIDPLIGRTHEMERLVQILCRRRKNNPLLVGEAGVGKTALAEGLAYRVVHGDVPDILKETAVYALDIGALLAGTKYRGDFEARIKAVLKRLEAVPNAVLLIDEIHTLVGAGSTGSSHVDASNLLKPALAKGSLRCIGATTYDEYRTVFAKDHALSRRFQKVDIAEPSVAETVQILNGLKPAFEAFHHIRYTQDALTAAAELSARYINERFLPDKAIDVMDEAGAAQKILPKSKQKKIIGKAQIEAVIAKVARIPEKNVSHDDKQVLQFLARDLKNMVYGQDNAIEALVSAVKMSRSGLGLPDKPIGSFLFSGPTGVGKTEVARQLAFSLGVPLQRFDMSEYMERHAVSRLIGSPPGYVGFEQGGLLTEAVNKQPHCVLLLDEIEKAHPDIFNILLQVTDAGTLTDNNGKSADFRNVILIMTTNAGAESLSHPSVGFTGKRERGDEMQAINKLFTPEFRNRLDAIIPFAPLDEDVIAKVVDKFLLQLEHQLSEKKVSVEFTAAMRRYLAEKGFDPQMGARPMQRLIQEEIRKPLADELLFGKLADGGSVCIDRDSKTDKTVLKFD; via the coding sequence ATGATTTCACCTGAATTGGAACGGATTTTACAGCAGCTTTACAGCGATGCCCGCCGCCGGCGTTATGAATTAATCGGTTTGGAACAGCTTTTGCACACGCTGATGACGCAGGACGAACATGTTGCCGTGGTGTTGAAACAGTGCGGTGCCGATTTGGCACGCTTGGAGCAGCAGCTTGACACCAGCATGGAAGAAAACACGCCGAAAATCCCCGAAGGACGGGAAGATGACAGCGAAACGCAGCCGACTTTGGGTTTCCAGCGGGTGATTCAGCGGGCGATGGTGCATACCCAGTCGGCAGGCAAAGACAGCGTCGAGCCGCTGGACGTATTGGTGGCGCTGATGAACGAAACCGACAGCCATGCAGTGTATTTTCTGGCACAGCAAAACATCAACCGTTTGGAAATTCTGCGCTGCATCGCCCACGGTCTGGCAACCGAACAACGGTTTTCAGACGGCCTGATCGAGAACGAACATGCCGAAAGCGGCGGCGATGCTTTGGCGGATTATACTTTGAATCTGAACGAAGAAGTCCGTGCCGGACGAATCGACCCGCTAATCGGCAGAACGCACGAAATGGAGCGGCTGGTGCAGATTTTATGCCGCCGCCGCAAAAACAATCCGCTGCTGGTCGGCGAAGCGGGCGTGGGCAAAACGGCGCTGGCGGAGGGGCTGGCATATCGGGTGGTGCATGGCGATGTGCCGGATATTCTCAAAGAAACCGCGGTTTACGCCCTCGACATCGGCGCTTTGCTGGCGGGAACAAAATACCGCGGCGATTTTGAGGCACGGATTAAGGCAGTATTAAAACGGCTTGAAGCCGTGCCGAATGCCGTATTGCTGATTGACGAAATCCACACGCTGGTCGGTGCCGGCAGCACCGGCAGCAGCCATGTCGATGCCTCCAATCTGTTGAAACCGGCACTGGCAAAAGGCAGCCTGCGCTGTATCGGGGCGACCACTTATGACGAATACCGCACCGTTTTCGCCAAAGACCATGCCCTGAGCCGCCGTTTTCAAAAAGTGGACATTGCCGAGCCGAGCGTGGCGGAAACCGTGCAAATTCTCAACGGCTTGAAACCGGCATTTGAAGCCTTCCATCACATCCGCTACACGCAGGACGCTTTGACGGCGGCGGCGGAGCTGTCGGCACGCTACATCAACGAGCGTTTTTTGCCTGATAAAGCGATTGACGTGATGGACGAAGCCGGTGCGGCGCAGAAAATCCTACCGAAATCCAAGCAGAAAAAAATCATCGGCAAGGCTCAAATCGAAGCCGTGATTGCCAAAGTCGCCCGCATTCCCGAAAAAAACGTATCGCACGACGACAAACAGGTTTTGCAGTTTTTGGCACGGGATTTGAAAAATATGGTGTACGGGCAGGACAACGCCATCGAAGCCTTGGTGTCGGCGGTAAAAATGTCCCGTTCCGGCTTGGGCTTGCCCGACAAACCCATCGGCAGCTTTCTGTTTTCCGGCCCGACCGGTGTCGGCAAAACCGAAGTGGCCCGCCAGTTGGCATTTTCACTGGGCGTGCCGCTGCAACGCTTCGATATGTCGGAATATATGGAACGCCACGCCGTTTCCCGCCTAATCGGCTCGCCGCCCGGCTATGTCGGCTTCGAGCAGGGCGGTTTGCTGACCGAAGCGGTCAATAAGCAGCCGCATTGCGTTTTGCTGCTGGACGAAATCGAAAAAGCCCACCCCGATATTTTCAACATTTTATTGCAGGTAACCGATGCCGGTACGCTGACCGACAACAACGGCAAAAGTGCCGATTTCCGCAATGTGATTCTGATTATGACCACCAACGCCGGTGCGGAAAGCCTGAGCCACCCGAGCGTGGGCTTTACCGGCAAACGGGAACGGGGCGATGAAATGCAGGCCATCAACAAACTGTTTACGCCGGAATTCCGCAACCGCTTGGATGCCATTATCCCGTTTGCCCCGTTGGACGAAGACGTGATTGCCAAAGTGGTGGACAAATTCCTGCTGCAGCTCGAACACCAACTTTCCGAGAAAAAAGTCAGCGTAGAATTTACCGCCGCCATGCGCCGCTATCTGGCAGAAAAAGGCTTCGACCCGCAAATGGGCGCCCGCCCGATGCAGCGCCTGATTCAGGAAGAAATCCGCAAACCGCTGGCAGACGAACTGCTGTTCGGCAAACTGGCAGACGGCGGCAGCGTGTGTATCGACCGAGACAGTAAAACCGACAAAACGGTATTGAAGTTTGATTAA
- a CDS encoding LPS-assembly lipoprotein LptE encodes MKKIIVIAAALLLSACGFHLKGSQGLSGNLPYQHWSVSGGALQAALETALRRADGMPVAVNQAQADIAVTHVDNRREVYTITRAADINEYLLTLHVRAQASRHGKPLGEPFEVYAHRTMNYTDSEVLGKEEEGQTIWSEMYADAAEQIVRRLTFMKAAD; translated from the coding sequence ATGAAAAAAATCATTGTTATTGCCGCCGCATTGCTGCTTTCCGCCTGCGGATTCCATCTCAAAGGCAGCCAAGGCCTGTCCGGCAATTTGCCGTATCAGCATTGGTCGGTCAGCGGCGGCGCATTGCAGGCAGCGTTGGAAACCGCTTTGCGCCGTGCCGACGGTATGCCGGTGGCGGTAAATCAGGCGCAAGCCGACATTGCTGTTACCCATGTTGATAACCGCCGGGAGGTGTACACCATTACCCGTGCCGCCGACATCAACGAATATCTGCTGACGCTGCATGTGCGGGCGCAGGCAAGCCGACACGGCAAGCCGCTGGGCGAACCGTTTGAGGTGTATGCCCACCGCACCATGAACTATACCGACAGCGAAGTGTTGGGTAAGGAAGAAGAAGGGCAGACCATTTGGTCGGAAATGTACGCCGATGCCGCCGAACAGATCGTCCGCCGCCTGACATTTATGAAAGCGGCAGACTGA
- a CDS encoding cold-shock protein, whose translation MATGIVKWFNDAKGFGFITPDEGGEDLFAHFSAINMEGFKTLKEGQRVSFDVTTGPKGKQAANIQAA comes from the coding sequence ATGGCAACCGGTATCGTAAAATGGTTTAACGACGCTAAAGGTTTTGGTTTCATCACTCCGGATGAAGGCGGCGAAGATTTGTTCGCTCACTTCTCTGCGATCAACATGGAAGGTTTCAAAACCTTGAAAGAAGGCCAACGTGTTTCTTTCGACGTAACCACCGGCCCTAAAGGCAAACAAGCTGCTAATATCCAAGCCGCCTAA
- the rluD gene encoding 23S rRNA pseudouridine(1911/1915/1917) synthase RluD, with product MQNTSFDNEADYSDDSDFSAAPETESCVNLTVPLEMAGLRLDAALAKLMPDYSRSRLAAWIKDGAVIVNDKPALPKDKLIGGEFITVTVRPSEENLAFAPEAMDLDIVYEDDTVIVVNKPAGLVVHPAAGNWSGTLLNGLLAHCPELSQVPRAGIVHRLDKETSGLMVVAKTLPAQNALVQQLQARTVKRIYRAVANGVVPFDGKIDTLIGRDPHNRLKMAVVKYGGKPAVTHIKVLERYPAHSYIECALETGRTHQIRVHMREANHPLAADPVYGNPRHPCSEVAKEAVKSLGARQALHAYRLSFVHPKTQETVSFEAPMPQDMYHLLSVLRLEAGLDSSLSHEEEWQDKLDCDDDDDWNEDDYDVEVVYVRD from the coding sequence ATGCAAAATACTTCCTTTGATAATGAAGCCGATTATAGCGATGATTCGGACTTTTCGGCAGCCCCTGAAACAGAAAGTTGTGTTAATTTAACCGTACCTTTGGAAATGGCGGGTTTACGTTTGGATGCCGCACTGGCAAAACTGATGCCGGATTATTCCCGCAGCCGCCTTGCCGCCTGGATTAAAGACGGCGCAGTTATTGTAAACGATAAACCGGCTTTGCCGAAAGATAAATTAATCGGTGGGGAGTTTATCACAGTTACCGTACGTCCGAGTGAAGAAAATTTGGCGTTTGCGCCCGAAGCCATGGATTTGGATATTGTTTACGAAGACGATACCGTGATTGTGGTCAATAAACCGGCGGGTTTGGTCGTCCATCCGGCGGCGGGCAACTGGAGCGGCACGCTGCTCAACGGTCTGCTGGCGCATTGTCCGGAATTGTCGCAAGTGCCGAGGGCGGGGATTGTGCATCGTTTGGACAAAGAAACCAGCGGTCTGATGGTGGTGGCCAAAACCTTGCCGGCACAAAATGCGCTGGTGCAGCAGCTTCAGGCGAGAACGGTGAAACGGATTTACCGTGCCGTTGCCAACGGCGTTGTGCCGTTTGACGGCAAAATCGATACCTTAATCGGTCGCGATCCGCACAACCGCCTGAAAATGGCGGTGGTCAAATACGGCGGCAAACCCGCAGTAACCCATATTAAAGTGTTGGAACGTTATCCGGCGCACAGCTATATTGAATGTGCTTTGGAAACCGGCCGCACCCATCAGATTCGGGTGCATATGCGGGAAGCCAACCACCCGCTGGCGGCCGATCCGGTGTACGGTAATCCCCGCCACCCGTGCAGCGAGGTGGCGAAAGAGGCGGTGAAAAGTCTGGGCGCGCGCCAAGCGCTGCATGCCTACCGCTTGAGTTTTGTCCACCCGAAAACGCAGGAAACCGTTTCTTTTGAAGCACCGATGCCGCAAGACATGTATCATCTGTTGTCGGTATTGCGTTTGGAAGCCGGTTTGGATTCTTCCCTGAGCCACGAAGAAGAGTGGCAGGACAAGCTGGATTGCGATGACGACGATGACTGGAACGAAGACGACTACGATGTAGAAGTGGTGTACGTTCGGGATTAA
- the argE gene encoding acetylornithine deacetylase — protein MSEILTSRQWLEKLVAFDTTSRHSNLELIETVKNYLESYGLRVWLAGNPEGTKANLFATLPDSDGNTQGGIALSGHTDVVPVDGQQWSSDPFVLTEREQRLYGRGSCDMKGFIASALSLVPEWVQQKRAKPIHFALSYDEEVGCAGAPVMIEAIQQKGQQIDGCIVGEPTNMQVIVAHKGINLFKCSVHGKAAHSSLTPKGCNAIEYAAKLICRIREIADHYRQNGPFDEQYDVPFPTMTTNLIQGGIAVNTIPEQCSFQYEFRNLPGIPAEKIQQQVEDYIQNELLPKMRQEYSSADIAIDRQASAPALEAAEEAAITALVRALNDDHTIRKVAYGTEAGLFQKIGIPTIVCGPGSIQQAHKPDEFIEIAQLEACDRFLRKLVQAM, from the coding sequence ATGTCCGAAATCCTCACCAGCCGCCAATGGCTGGAAAAACTGGTCGCATTCGACACCACCAGCCGCCATTCCAATCTGGAATTAATCGAAACCGTCAAAAACTATTTGGAAAGCTACGGTTTGCGGGTATGGCTGGCGGGCAATCCCGAAGGCACCAAAGCCAATCTGTTTGCCACCCTGCCCGATTCAGACGGCAATACCCAAGGCGGCATTGCTTTGTCGGGACACACCGATGTCGTGCCGGTGGACGGTCAGCAATGGAGCAGCGATCCGTTTGTATTAACCGAACGGGAACAACGCCTCTATGGTCGAGGCTCATGCGATATGAAAGGCTTTATCGCCTCGGCACTGTCGTTGGTGCCGGAATGGGTGCAGCAGAAACGTGCCAAACCGATTCACTTCGCCCTCTCCTACGATGAAGAAGTCGGCTGCGCCGGCGCACCGGTGATGATTGAAGCCATTCAGCAAAAAGGCCAGCAGATTGACGGCTGCATTGTCGGCGAACCGACCAATATGCAGGTGATTGTGGCACACAAAGGCATCAACCTGTTCAAATGCAGCGTCCACGGCAAAGCCGCCCACTCCTCATTGACACCCAAAGGCTGCAACGCCATCGAATACGCCGCCAAACTAATCTGCCGCATTCGGGAAATCGCCGACCATTACCGGCAAAACGGCCCGTTTGACGAGCAATACGACGTTCCGTTCCCGACCATGACCACCAACCTGATTCAGGGCGGCATTGCGGTGAACACCATTCCCGAACAGTGCAGCTTCCAATACGAATTCCGCAACCTCCCCGGCATTCCCGCCGAAAAAATCCAACAGCAGGTTGAAGACTATATCCAAAACGAACTGCTGCCGAAAATGCGTCAGGAATACAGCAGCGCCGACATCGCCATCGACCGCCAAGCCTCCGCCCCCGCATTGGAAGCCGCCGAAGAAGCCGCCATCACCGCACTGGTTCGTGCCTTAAACGACGACCACACCATCCGCAAAGTCGCCTATGGTACAGAAGCCGGACTGTTCCAAAAAATCGGCATTCCCACCATCGTCTGCGGCCCCGGTAGTATCCAGCAGGCACACAAACCCGATGAATTTATCGAAATCGCCCAACTCGAAGCCTGCGACCGTTTTTTAAGAAAACTGGTTCAGGCAATGTGA
- the holA gene encoding DNA polymerase III subunit delta, which produces MADISSLDTGKPLKPLYIIHGEEDLLRIEALDALRAAARRQGYLNREVYTADTHFDWQELLQSAGSIGLFADLKLLEVHIPNGKPGKNGGEALQTLAANLPEDTVTVVLLPKLEKAQTQAKWFGALAAKGEVLEAKAVSTAALPQWIQGRLKKQGLAIEADALALFAERVEGNLLAAKQEIDKLALLHPKNHVLNIEDAEAAVANVARFDVFQLAGAWMSGDAVRTNRLLDGLEEEGEEPVLLLWAVAEDIRMLIRLTAALKQGQNVAALRNSLRLWGEKQTLAPKTAKRISVARLLDALKTCAKIDRMIKGAESGDAWAEFKQLVAGLAA; this is translated from the coding sequence ATGGCGGATATTTCGTCCCTCGACACCGGCAAACCGCTGAAGCCGCTGTATATCATTCACGGCGAAGAAGATTTGCTGCGGATTGAAGCGCTGGACGCTCTGCGTGCCGCCGCCCGCCGACAGGGTTATCTCAATCGGGAAGTCTATACCGCCGATACTCATTTTGATTGGCAGGAATTGTTGCAGTCGGCGGGCAGCATCGGTCTGTTTGCCGATTTGAAACTGCTGGAAGTCCATATTCCCAACGGCAAACCGGGCAAAAACGGCGGCGAAGCCCTGCAGACGCTAGCCGCCAATTTGCCCGAAGATACCGTAACCGTGGTGTTGTTGCCCAAACTGGAAAAGGCGCAGACACAGGCAAAATGGTTTGGCGCATTGGCCGCCAAAGGCGAAGTGTTGGAAGCCAAAGCCGTCAGTACCGCCGCCTTGCCGCAATGGATACAAGGCCGTCTGAAAAAGCAGGGTTTGGCGATTGAGGCAGACGCTTTGGCGCTGTTTGCTGAACGGGTGGAAGGCAATCTGCTGGCCGCCAAACAGGAAATCGACAAACTGGCGCTGCTGCACCCGAAAAATCATGTGCTGAATATCGAAGATGCCGAGGCCGCCGTCGCCAACGTGGCACGCTTTGACGTGTTCCAACTGGCAGGCGCATGGATGAGCGGCGATGCCGTGCGCACCAACCGCCTGTTGGATGGTTTGGAAGAAGAGGGCGAAGAACCGGTATTGCTGTTGTGGGCGGTGGCAGAAGACATCCGGATGCTGATTCGGCTGACCGCCGCCCTCAAGCAGGGGCAGAATGTCGCCGCACTGCGCAACAGCCTGCGCCTGTGGGGCGAAAAACAGACGCTGGCACCAAAGACCGCCAAACGGATTTCCGTTGCCCGACTGCTGGACGCGCTTAAAACCTGTGCCAAAATCGACCGTATGATCAAAGGTGCAGAAAGCGGCGACGCATGGGCGGAATTCAAACAACTGGTTGCCGGATTGGCCGCATGA
- the clpS gene encoding ATP-dependent Clp protease adapter ClpS — MSHAHTDRERGETLAEDRQTVRPPKRFGVFLLNDDYTTMDFVVEILSEVFMLGQEQAVAVMLLVHHEGKGLCGTYTKDIAQTKQQQVMQRAKAAGHPLQCIVEEV; from the coding sequence ATGAGTCATGCACACACCGACCGCGAACGCGGCGAAACTTTGGCCGAGGATCGGCAAACCGTCCGTCCGCCCAAACGCTTCGGCGTGTTTTTGCTGAATGACGACTACACTACTATGGATTTTGTGGTCGAAATATTGAGCGAAGTCTTTATGCTCGGACAAGAGCAGGCGGTGGCGGTGATGCTGCTGGTTCATCACGAGGGGAAAGGTTTGTGCGGCACTTATACCAAAGATATTGCGCAGACCAAACAGCAGCAGGTGATGCAGCGGGCAAAGGCAGCGGGGCACCCGCTGCAATGTATTGTAGAAGAGGTTTGA
- a CDS encoding RDD family protein yields MTPFPTAPLKRRFAALVYELLLVSAVTAVTAIVAGISAIALNPVSTYLSGLVTALLMQAGWWYYFRSNWLKKGQTLAMQTWKIGLCNQQGVQPPLPQLRSRFLWASVFIVFIPLLAYAALRQQFGIPPMPAFAASLFWLILPWGFAWLNPDRQFLYDFLAGTRLVDLKAE; encoded by the coding sequence ATGACCCCGTTTCCGACCGCCCCCCTCAAACGCCGCTTTGCCGCCTTGGTGTACGAATTGCTGCTGGTCAGCGCCGTAACCGCCGTAACCGCCATTGTTGCCGGTATCTCCGCCATTGCCCTTAATCCCGTTTCAACCTATCTTTCCGGATTGGTTACTGCCCTGCTGATGCAGGCGGGTTGGTGGTATTATTTCCGCAGCAACTGGCTGAAAAAAGGGCAAACGCTGGCGATGCAGACTTGGAAAATCGGCCTCTGCAACCAACAAGGCGTGCAACCGCCGTTGCCGCAGCTGCGCAGCCGTTTTCTCTGGGCCAGCGTGTTTATCGTCTTTATCCCCCTGCTGGCATACGCCGCCCTGCGCCAACAGTTCGGTATCCCGCCCATGCCCGCCTTTGCCGCCTCACTGTTTTGGCTGATTCTTCCATGGGGTTTTGCATGGCTCAACCCCGACCGCCAGTTTCTCTACGACTTTTTAGCGGGAACAAGGCTGGTGGATTTGAAAGCGGAATAA
- the pgeF gene encoding peptidoglycan editing factor PgeF, which translates to MKTLNETLGIHIPNTPFLTADWPAPKSVKTLITTRNGGVSGGVFASLNVGAHVGDNPQHVERNREIVQQQVGVPVAYLNQIHSATVVRAADALHDTPDADASVDDSGLAACASMTADCLPVLFCDRAGTVVAAAHAGWRGLAGGVLQNTVRAMKVAPEEIMAYLGPAIGPDAFEVGQDVADAFCRQMPEAETAFSDIGGGKYLADIYALARMTLRREGVHLVYGGERCTVLERDTFFSYRRDGQTGRMVSLIWLDKSGV; encoded by the coding sequence ATGAAAACATTAAACGAAACCTTGGGCATTCACATTCCCAATACGCCGTTTCTGACGGCAGACTGGCCGGCGCCAAAATCTGTGAAAACCCTGATTACCACCCGCAACGGCGGTGTCAGTGGCGGCGTGTTTGCCTCGCTGAATGTGGGTGCGCATGTCGGCGATAATCCGCAACACGTTGAGCGAAATCGGGAAATTGTGCAGCAGCAGGTCGGCGTGCCGGTGGCGTATCTCAACCAAATCCACAGCGCTACCGTGGTGCGGGCCGCAGATGCGCTGCACGACACGCCCGATGCCGATGCCTCAGTGGACGACAGCGGCCTTGCCGCCTGCGCCAGCATGACGGCAGACTGTTTGCCGGTGTTGTTTTGCGACCGTGCCGGAACGGTGGTTGCCGCCGCCCATGCCGGCTGGCGGGGCTTGGCGGGCGGCGTGTTGCAGAATACCGTGCGTGCCATGAAGGTTGCGCCCGAAGAAATCATGGCCTATCTCGGTCCCGCCATCGGGCCGGACGCATTTGAAGTCGGGCAGGACGTTGCCGACGCATTCTGCAGGCAGATGCCCGAAGCCGAAACCGCATTCAGCGACATCGGCGGCGGCAAATACCTTGCCGATATTTACGCCTTGGCACGCATGACGCTGCGTAGGGAAGGCGTGCATTTGGTTTACGGCGGCGAACGTTGCACGGTTTTGGAACGGGATACCTTTTTTTCCTACCGCAGAGACGGGCAGACCGGCCGCATGGTCAGCCTGATTTGGCTGGATAAAAGCGGCGTTTAA
- a CDS encoding outer membrane protein assembly factor BamD, with amino-acid sequence MKKILLVVSLSVALAACANTQKGTVDKDAQITQDWSVEQLYAEAQDELNSHNYTRAVKLYEILESRFPSSRHSQHSLLDTAYAYYKDGEREKALATIARFQRQYPQHPNMDYALYLQGLTAFNEDQSFLNKLASQDWADRDPKANLEAYRVFAQLVAQYPDSKYTPDAVVRMAKLVDALAGNEMAVARYYLKRGAYIAASSRAQKIVQRYQNTRFVEEALAMMELSYKKLGKPQLAEDTRRVLAHNFPNSPFLQHDWKPDDMPWWRYWK; translated from the coding sequence ATGAAAAAAATTCTTTTAGTAGTTTCTCTAAGTGTCGCACTCGCTGCCTGCGCCAATACGCAAAAAGGCACAGTCGATAAAGATGCCCAAATTACTCAGGATTGGAGTGTAGAACAACTCTATGCAGAAGCGCAAGACGAACTGAACAGCCACAATTATACCCGTGCCGTCAAACTCTACGAAATTTTGGAATCCCGCTTCCCGAGCAGCCGCCATTCGCAGCACTCGTTGCTGGATACTGCCTATGCCTATTATAAAGACGGCGAACGTGAAAAAGCGCTGGCCACGATTGCCCGCTTCCAGCGCCAGTATCCGCAGCACCCGAATATGGACTACGCCCTCTATCTGCAAGGTCTGACCGCTTTCAATGAAGACCAATCCTTCCTCAACAAGCTCGCCTCGCAAGACTGGGCCGACCGCGACCCGAAAGCCAACTTGGAAGCCTACCGTGTTTTTGCGCAACTGGTGGCACAATACCCCGACAGCAAATACACGCCCGATGCCGTCGTCCGCATGGCCAAACTGGTTGACGCACTGGCCGGCAACGAAATGGCGGTTGCCCGCTATTATCTGAAACGGGGTGCCTATATCGCCGCCTCGAGCCGGGCCCAAAAAATCGTCCAACGCTACCAAAACACCCGCTTTGTCGAAGAAGCGCTGGCGATGATGGAACTCTCATACAAAAAACTCGGCAAACCCCAGCTTGCCGAAGACACCCGCCGTGTGTTGGCACACAACTTCCCCAACAGCCCGTTTCTGCAACACGATTGGAAACCGGACGATATGCCTTGGTGGCGCTACTGGAAATAA
- a CDS encoding DUF1653 domain-containing protein: MSAIIPGIYRHYKGNLYEVIGVARHSETEEEQVVYRALYGNYGLWVRPSAMFAETVSLNGETLPRFCLVQAF; the protein is encoded by the coding sequence ATGAGTGCCATCATCCCCGGTATTTACCGCCACTATAAAGGTAATCTTTACGAAGTTATCGGCGTTGCCCGCCACAGTGAAACCGAAGAAGAGCAGGTGGTGTACCGTGCGCTTTACGGCAACTACGGTTTGTGGGTGCGTCCGTCGGCCATGTTTGCCGAAACCGTTTCCCTTAATGGCGAAACGCTGCCCCGTTTCTGCCTGGTTCAGGCATTTTGA